The following proteins come from a genomic window of Myxosarcina sp. GI1:
- a CDS encoding PAS domain-containing protein, which translates to MNSLELPFVLLGGLLILDELLQFSEASPEFCQEFGCKSQVLIGKRLENLFSPKDRKGKFAFYDRFSRDRTYLQLNSRDVLALYTDGIYQSRKFSW; encoded by the coding sequence ATGAATAGTTTGGAGTTACCTTTTGTGCTTTTGGGAGGACTATTAATTTTAGACGAATTGTTACAATTTTCTGAGGCATCGCCCGAATTTTGTCAAGAGTTTGGCTGCAAATCACAAGTTTTAATTGGTAAAAGACTAGAAAATTTGTTTAGTCCTAAAGATCGCAAGGGAAAATTTGCTTTTTACGATCGTTTTAGCCGCGATCGCACCTACCTACAGCTTAACTCAAGAGACGTTTTAGCTCTATATACTGATGGGATATACCAAAGCCGAAAATTTAGCTGGTGA
- a CDS encoding NAD-binding protein — MSTTNNTDRQNLFIVCGLQSLGQHCVAVLKDYNVKIAAIDNVETEYREVSELADLLDRLVIGDCRQPGILEQAGIRQCRSILLVTDNERINIETAFVARRLAPQVRLIVSSDRQNFNELLYENLDNFVAFEPNYLSAHAFALTALSSEAIGYFTLEGQLLRVIEHQVRSPDSWCLGKPVYKLNLTTRCILSHIPVASAPPRHFYDWNPEAEVLVGDTLIYLEVIRELTLSEQPLRTSRDRYFQWRKFFQQFRVKKLWQRTAQFWQSHYQSQNQIRRIATIYAATVLFLWFSGIFIYRFYFPGINFSEAFFATAVLLLGGYGDLFGGVKFASQLQSSELIPWWVRLFSLCLTLIGQAFVGVLYVLLTDALVTSRLQFFNPAPPIPKENHTVLVSMNHLGREVASILQELERPLVGINAATGDRNFLPNIPLIEGNITEALAKVNLAHAKSIVLLGDDNLENLEIGLMAHALNSNIPLIIRTQDRQFSDNISRLFPYAKILCDAVLSAEVFVCAAFGENVLSFFHLSDRTSQDDRIVMATEYNIEAGDTLNGLLLSKIAHGYGVVPILYQKYRQHHYSLMPWKDVELGIGDRLVVLATSDGLQRIEWGKMLPHLWQVRIEEVLSRDAFIKGVEKIVAIAECNYSEAKQWLNNVPALLPISFYQYQAQHLVRELKRVRVIADVIYLKKTSGE, encoded by the coding sequence ATGTCTACTACCAACAATACCGATAGACAAAATCTTTTTATAGTATGCGGACTTCAAAGTTTGGGACAGCATTGTGTTGCAGTTCTTAAAGATTACAATGTCAAGATCGCAGCCATTGATAATGTAGAAACAGAATATCGTGAAGTTTCAGAACTGGCTGACTTATTAGACAGGTTAGTTATTGGAGACTGTCGCCAGCCTGGTATTTTAGAACAGGCAGGTATAAGACAGTGTCGTTCGATACTTTTAGTAACTGACAACGAGCGAATAAATATAGAAACTGCATTTGTCGCTCGACGGCTCGCTCCCCAGGTTCGTTTGATTGTTAGTTCCGATCGACAAAATTTTAATGAGTTACTGTACGAGAATTTAGATAATTTTGTTGCTTTCGAGCCTAACTATCTTTCCGCTCATGCCTTTGCTCTAACCGCTCTAAGTTCTGAAGCAATTGGATATTTTACTTTGGAAGGGCAACTGCTAAGAGTTATCGAGCATCAAGTGCGATCGCCAGATAGCTGGTGTCTGGGCAAGCCAGTATACAAGCTCAATCTTACAACTCGCTGCATTTTAAGCCATATTCCTGTTGCTTCCGCTCCACCCAGACATTTTTACGACTGGAACCCCGAAGCAGAAGTTCTGGTGGGGGATACGCTGATCTATCTAGAAGTAATACGAGAACTAACTTTATCCGAGCAACCTTTAAGAACCTCGCGCGATCGCTATTTTCAATGGCGCAAGTTTTTCCAACAGTTCAGAGTAAAAAAACTTTGGCAAAGAACAGCCCAATTTTGGCAGTCTCACTATCAAAGCCAGAATCAAATTCGGCGCATTGCCACTATATATGCAGCTACTGTATTATTCCTATGGTTTTCTGGGATATTTATCTACCGTTTTTATTTTCCTGGTATTAATTTTTCTGAAGCTTTCTTTGCTACGGCAGTTTTACTTTTGGGAGGATATGGCGATTTATTTGGTGGGGTAAAATTTGCTTCCCAATTACAATCTAGCGAACTTATTCCCTGGTGGGTGCGGTTGTTTAGCCTCTGCCTAACTTTAATCGGTCAAGCTTTTGTTGGCGTATTGTACGTACTGCTAACCGATGCTTTGGTGACTTCTAGATTGCAGTTTTTTAATCCCGCTCCCCCAATACCGAAAGAGAATCATACAGTCTTAGTCAGTATGAATCATTTAGGTAGAGAAGTAGCGTCTATTTTACAGGAGCTAGAACGACCGTTGGTAGGTATCAATGCTGCTACTGGCGATCGCAATTTCTTACCCAACATACCGCTAATTGAAGGAAATATTACCGAAGCACTTGCTAAAGTCAATCTCGCCCATGCCAAAAGTATTGTATTACTAGGAGATGACAACTTAGAAAATCTTGAAATTGGTTTGATGGCTCATGCTCTAAATTCCAATATTCCTTTGATTATCCGCACTCAAGATCGTCAATTTAGTGACAACATCTCTCGTCTATTTCCCTACGCCAAAATTTTATGCGATGCGGTTTTATCGGCAGAGGTTTTCGTTTGTGCTGCTTTTGGCGAAAACGTTCTTAGCTTTTTTCACTTGAGCGATCGCACCAGCCAAGACGATCGCATCGTTATGGCAACGGAATACAACATCGAAGCAGGTGATACTCTAAACGGCTTGCTTTTATCTAAAATCGCACATGGCTATGGCGTGGTGCCAATTCTCTATCAGAAATATCGTCAGCATCATTATTCTCTAATGCCTTGGAAAGATGTCGAACTCGGTATTGGCGATCGCTTGGTGGTTTTAGCTACGAGTGATGGTTTACAGCGAATTGAATGGGGAAAAATGTTACCTCATCTCTGGCAGGTAAGAATTGAAGAAGTTTTAAGTAGAGATGCTTTTATTAAAGGTGTAGAGAAAATAGTGGCGATCGCCGAATGTAATTATAGCGAAGCCAAGCAATGGCTCAATAATGTCCCTGCATTATTGCCAATAAGCTTTTATCAATATCAAGCTCAACATCTAGTACGCGAACTAAAAAGAGTTCGAGTTATAGCAGATGTAATTTATCTTAAAAAAACATCTGGTGAGTAA
- a CDS encoding S9 family peptidase gives MEKALEQQKSISQEDYAKVKSLANIVKPLRSVLHKTPDDYGMTGWRDIYFPSDDGIPLEGWYIPAKGGESDKLIIFNHALPMCRAGFPGHLGKPWSNFDAVEIDFVIQMKHLTDAGYNVLAYDIRNHGNSSAANGGLSGIGRWEWRDCVGVKKYVDNHPTLSKMKVGLYSQCMGGNSQYEAIYRRSDLFENVLCLCSPMVVSMAAIFSAFSELQGISQYQELIDLELIKMGAFTAAEMTPQHFASGVKMPVLMIQVLEDAWTRNPEDAQKTFDLLASEDKELFWIENTTRRFKDGYNYFGKHPEKVIAFFDKYMK, from the coding sequence ATGGAAAAAGCTTTAGAGCAGCAAAAGTCTATTTCTCAAGAAGATTATGCCAAAGTCAAAAGCTTAGCTAATATCGTCAAACCACTCAGAAGCGTACTTCATAAGACTCCCGACGACTATGGCATGACTGGGTGGCGAGACATCTATTTTCCTTCAGACGATGGCATTCCTTTAGAAGGCTGGTACATCCCTGCCAAGGGAGGAGAAAGTGACAAGCTGATTATTTTTAATCACGCTTTGCCGATGTGTCGCGCAGGTTTCCCAGGACATCTAGGTAAACCCTGGAGTAACTTTGATGCCGTTGAGATCGACTTCGTAATTCAAATGAAGCACTTGACCGACGCGGGATACAACGTTCTTGCCTACGATATTAGAAACCATGGCAATAGCAGTGCCGCCAATGGCGGACTCTCTGGTATCGGGCGGTGGGAATGGCGGGACTGCGTAGGAGTTAAAAAATATGTGGACAACCACCCAACACTCAGCAAAATGAAAGTCGGGCTATATAGCCAGTGCATGGGAGGTAACTCGCAATACGAAGCTATCTACAGGCGATCGGATCTGTTTGAGAATGTTTTGTGCCTGTGTAGTCCGATGGTTGTTTCTATGGCGGCAATCTTCTCGGCGTTCTCGGAACTGCAAGGAATTAGCCAATATCAGGAACTCATCGATCTTGAATTGATTAAAATGGGTGCTTTTACGGCTGCCGAAATGACTCCCCAGCATTTTGCCTCGGGAGTGAAGATGCCAGTCCTCATGATTCAAGTGCTGGAAGATGCATGGACGAGAAACCCCGAAGACGCACAAAAGACTTTCGATCTGCTGGCAAGTGAGGACAAGGAATTGTTCTGGATCGAAAACACTACGAGACGTTTTAAGGATGGCTATAACTATTTTGGAAAGCATCCAGAAAAAGTGATTGCATTTTTTGATAAATATATGAAATAG
- a CDS encoding AraC family transcriptional regulator: MKLKSESIGIDFYLLSIKSNFNENIDYGKTSYDKSDSCLFLDRPDAILQWNLTKSLSGYHILIDAKFFNRYASDRNFIDYDNHETLFLTEDEKNILIDIFAKAYFEYKKSDFSIKILVAYANLILAYTHSFYQRQFETRSKIYNQVVADFYKNLDTYFDDKKECPALPTVSFFAKKSNLSPNYFGDVIKHFTGSSPLEHIHDRIIRIAKHKLRQPHLTIREIAYSLGFDYPTYFTRLFKKETGITPTDFRDR; encoded by the coding sequence TTGAAACTAAAATCCGAATCGATTGGTATTGATTTTTATCTTTTATCAATTAAATCAAATTTTAATGAGAATATTGATTATGGTAAAACCAGCTACGATAAAAGTGATTCATGTTTATTTTTAGACAGACCAGATGCTATTTTGCAGTGGAATTTAACAAAATCTTTATCTGGGTATCATATTTTAATTGATGCTAAATTTTTTAATCGATATGCTAGCGATCGTAATTTTATAGATTATGATAATCATGAAACGCTTTTCTTAACGGAAGATGAAAAAAATATTTTAATAGATATTTTTGCCAAAGCTTATTTTGAATATAAAAAAAGTGACTTCTCAATTAAAATATTAGTAGCGTATGCAAATTTAATTCTTGCATATACTCATTCTTTTTACCAAAGACAATTTGAAACACGCAGCAAAATTTATAACCAAGTAGTTGCTGACTTTTATAAAAATTTAGATACGTACTTTGACGATAAAAAAGAATGCCCAGCTCTACCAACAGTATCGTTTTTTGCCAAAAAATCTAACCTTTCTCCCAACTATTTCGGAGATGTAATTAAGCATTTTACGGGAAGTTCTCCCTTAGAGCATATTCACGATCGCATCATTAGAATTGCCAAACATAAGTTACGCCAACCTCATTTAACCATTCGCGAGATTGCCTACAGCCTCGGATTTGATTACCCTACTTACTTTACTCGTTTGTTCAAAAAAGAGACTGGCATTACGCCTACTGATTTCCGCGATCGGTAA
- a CDS encoding LacI family DNA-binding transcriptional regulator codes for MSKQKVTIQDIARKAGVSHSTVSRALRDNPLISLKMRTKIQQLAREMKYTPNSVARSLQNQRTHTIGVVVTSIDDPFFAEVVNGIEEQASKAGLSIILSISHRDLEKEIAAIDNLHQRRVDGILVADSHINRHQTKQLARIDVPIIAINSQTQEQAEIFNSVSIDDCLGARLAVEHLISLGHTRIGYLGVGDRSKSNQQRLAGYQLALSVAGLPQNSDWIALNNCDRTRISDVSTGRQLLSQLATTGVTGIVCYNDMVAVGALLTCHELGISIPQDLSLVGFDGIALSGYVTPPLTTVCQPMQEMGRLAMQMLLDLLAEKPVENLVLLPYLVERGSSAVVKSDRFFSF; via the coding sequence GTGAGCAAGCAAAAAGTTACCATTCAAGATATTGCTCGCAAAGCAGGTGTTTCTCATAGTACGGTTTCTCGTGCTTTGCGAGATAATCCTCTTATTAGCCTGAAAATGCGAACCAAAATTCAGCAACTAGCAAGGGAGATGAAATACACGCCCAATAGTGTTGCTCGAAGTTTACAAAATCAACGCACTCATACTATAGGAGTAGTAGTAACCTCTATCGACGATCCTTTTTTTGCTGAAGTGGTAAACGGCATCGAAGAGCAAGCAAGCAAGGCTGGACTGAGTATTATTTTGAGCATTTCACATCGAGATTTAGAAAAAGAAATTGCCGCGATCGACAACTTACATCAACGTCGGGTAGACGGTATTTTAGTCGCCGACTCTCACATCAATCGTCACCAGACAAAGCAACTGGCAAGAATTGATGTACCTATAATTGCAATCAATAGCCAAACTCAAGAGCAGGCAGAAATATTTAATTCAGTGTCAATAGACGACTGTTTGGGTGCCAGACTAGCAGTAGAACATCTTATTAGTTTGGGGCATACTCGCATTGGTTATTTAGGTGTGGGCGATCGCAGTAAATCTAACCAGCAGCGTTTAGCAGGCTATCAACTGGCTTTAAGTGTAGCTGGTTTACCTCAAAATAGCGATTGGATAGCTCTTAACAATTGCGATCGCACTAGAATTAGCGATGTCAGTACGGGACGACAATTACTATCCCAGCTAGCTACTACAGGCGTAACAGGCATCGTTTGCTACAACGATATGGTGGCGGTTGGTGCGCTGCTAACCTGTCACGAATTAGGTATTTCAATACCGCAAGACCTCAGTTTGGTGGGATTCGATGGAATTGCTCTATCTGGTTATGTCACGCCACCACTAACTACAGTTTGTCAGCCAATGCAAGAAATGGGTCGTCTTGCCATGCAAATGTTACTCGATTTATTGGCGGAAAAACCCGTAGAGAATCTGGTTTTGTTGCCTTATTTAGTCGAACGTGGTAGTAGTGCGGTAGTGAAAAGCGATCGCTTTTTTTCTTTTTAG